In Aquiflexum balticum DSM 16537, a single genomic region encodes these proteins:
- a CDS encoding S9 family peptidase yields the protein MKNTIFLSLFLVFSLSSFGQNIWTAEKIMQYKNITATNISPDGKFIAYVVNVPVMEGEKSEYNSQLWVAATDGTMDVQYTRGEKSSTAPQFSPDGKQIAFLSNRIDNKNQIFVLRLMGGEAEQITFTKSGVSSFKWSPDGKHIAYLMKDPETEEEEKRKKEKTDVILVDKDYKYNHIYTISIEAAKDGNRKTKQLTGGTYHVNGFDWSPDGSTIAFSFAPNPTINDGGLESDIATIPADSGKVTTIVKRPGVDTGPRYSPDGKWIAFQSSGGRPERVGLTDIYKVAANGGEVIELQKTPDRSANIVAWSEDGTHLFIAENYKTSQALVALPSSSDLQLPKGDYLAYSESELPILTSTNGSAGAFSVSKSGNRISFTFEDVNTPKEVFTAGIRGENAKKISSINSNFDAPPLGKTEVISWKSKDGLVIEGILTYPVDYQPGKKYPIILQIHGGPAGVFSQTYTGAPSIYMTQFFAQHGFIVLRPNPRGSTGYGKDFRYANVRDWGFGDYEDLITGVDHVLDMGIADSNNQFVMGWSYGGYMTSWIVTQTDRFNAASMGAGLPNLISMVTTTDIPDYIVVHAGGKEYWEDYEEYEKHSAIYYMKNVVTPTQVIHGANDLRVPLAQGQEFYNSLKRKGVDTEMIMYPRTPHGPTEPKFLMDVSPRILTWFEKYMK from the coding sequence ATGAAAAATACCATCTTCCTATCCTTATTTCTGGTCTTTTCTTTAAGTTCTTTTGGACAAAACATCTGGACTGCAGAGAAAATCATGCAGTATAAAAACATTACTGCTACAAACATTTCCCCTGATGGAAAATTCATTGCCTATGTCGTGAATGTTCCCGTAATGGAAGGAGAAAAATCAGAATACAACAGTCAACTTTGGGTGGCTGCCACTGACGGAACTATGGATGTGCAGTATACCCGTGGTGAAAAATCCTCCACTGCCCCCCAATTCTCACCGGATGGAAAACAGATTGCGTTCCTTTCCAACCGTATTGACAACAAGAATCAGATTTTTGTCTTACGTCTTATGGGCGGAGAAGCCGAACAGATTACCTTCACAAAATCAGGAGTAAGCTCATTTAAATGGTCTCCAGATGGCAAGCACATCGCCTACCTGATGAAAGATCCTGAAACCGAAGAAGAGGAAAAGAGAAAAAAGGAAAAGACCGATGTAATATTGGTAGACAAAGACTATAAATACAATCATATCTATACCATCTCAATTGAGGCGGCAAAAGACGGTAACCGTAAAACGAAACAATTGACCGGAGGCACCTATCATGTGAATGGTTTCGATTGGTCACCCGATGGCAGCACGATTGCATTTTCTTTTGCCCCTAATCCCACCATCAATGATGGAGGACTGGAATCCGATATTGCGACCATTCCGGCAGACAGCGGAAAAGTAACAACTATTGTAAAAAGACCCGGAGTGGATACAGGCCCTAGATATTCACCGGATGGCAAATGGATAGCCTTTCAGTCTTCAGGTGGAAGACCCGAAAGAGTGGGACTTACGGATATATATAAAGTTGCTGCAAATGGAGGCGAAGTGATTGAACTTCAAAAAACACCGGATCGTAGTGCTAACATCGTCGCTTGGTCTGAAGACGGAACCCATCTTTTTATTGCTGAAAATTACAAAACCTCTCAGGCTTTGGTAGCCCTGCCTTCGAGCAGTGATCTGCAATTGCCCAAGGGAGATTACTTGGCCTATTCAGAATCTGAATTGCCTATTCTGACTTCGACAAATGGCTCGGCGGGGGCATTTTCGGTAAGTAAATCCGGAAATCGGATCAGCTTCACCTTCGAAGATGTGAATACCCCAAAAGAGGTGTTTACCGCAGGAATCCGGGGTGAAAACGCAAAGAAAATAAGCAGTATCAATTCCAATTTCGATGCCCCTCCCCTTGGAAAAACCGAGGTGATTTCATGGAAATCAAAGGATGGCTTGGTCATAGAAGGAATTCTCACCTATCCGGTCGATTATCAACCGGGCAAAAAATACCCGATTATCCTGCAAATTCATGGAGGACCGGCAGGAGTATTCTCGCAAACCTATACCGGTGCGCCCTCTATTTACATGACCCAGTTTTTTGCGCAGCATGGATTTATCGTGCTACGTCCCAATCCACGGGGCAGCACAGGCTATGGAAAAGATTTCCGTTATGCCAATGTACGCGATTGGGGTTTTGGGGATTATGAGGATCTAATTACGGGAGTGGATCATGTCTTGGATATGGGAATTGCCGACAGCAATAATCAGTTTGTCATGGGTTGGAGTTATGGAGGCTATATGACCAGTTGGATCGTGACCCAAACCGATCGGTTCAACGCAGCCAGCATGGGCGCCGGTTTACCCAACTTGATCTCTATGGTGACTACTACTGATATTCCTGACTACATTGTGGTGCATGCCGGTGGCAAAGAATATTGGGAAGATTACGAGGAGTACGAAAAACATTCTGCCATCTACTACATGAAAAATGTGGTCACTCCCACTCAGGTAATTCACGGTGCCAATGATTTGCGTGTGCCCCTCGCTCAGGGTCAGGAGTTCTATAATTCCTTGAAACGAAAAGGAGTGGACACAGAAATGATCATGTATCCCCGCACGCCGCATGGACCCACTGAACCCAAATTCCTGATGGATGTTTCCCCGCGCATTTTGACCTGGTTTGAGAAATATATGAAGTGA
- a CDS encoding hybrid sensor histidine kinase/response regulator transcription factor codes for MIRTFFLFFIFITISFLCKSQEVKITTIPHIFDPNRTNIMGMCQDDMGFIWLADNHNGLVRYDGTNKKYFKSNPNDSSSLHTNRLECLYAGKGGIIWIGSVHEGLDRLDTSKETFTHYQNDSSDTTSLRDNRVYALLEDRSGTLWIGTAKGLDTLDRKTGHFVHIQDDTPAGRSIAEAAVRSIYEDHAGRIWIGAGNAFDFEEHPSSGLYKFEKESGRITHFRHDPKDSASLISNRVRAIFEDSKGNFYVGSDGDGLHIMNREQGTFQRLPNIPGNPNALSRPPVNPNALFAVDHISFINEDSQGCIWIGTYAGGINRYNPKSKTIEFFGISGTGPNYMEKNDFRSLLKTRDNLMWVSGWEPETENQVLFQISTFKNYFEHTPIGTRAMVFAQDQEAGVWIGTGQGVFGHDVNQSRDSFFTFVQNTLRSVTITDLKFDQAYNLWVGNRWGGAYFFDRQTMTYKLYGPEENGKNGLSSLFQYVILPVDEDTIWIGTNRGLDLFNSKSGKFTHFTPNPKNPNSLSAFDVHSLLQDSNGRVWVGTGNGINLYRKESADFERVLDKTGAAIFEIYEDSKKRIWASSYRSGFFLLDPETGIFNRYYDNTGLITDLLLITGLVEDDSKLLWLYTDIGFIRLDPETKNAALFGYSWKKPNQTGFYSKNAFISKNKEVFVGNATGYFSFMPAELENQYPIEPAPYLSAFFLGDRTISSQTDKKILPKPLNETSEIRLPHHQNTFTFEFGSIDFVTLESEKNLRYKLENFDENWRSGASYTAGYYALPPGEYIFHVQATNRYGKVGQRSVSITVMPPWFTQWWAWLSYTLLLFLLLYWVYGFLLRRKLAQAEVIRLQDLDQVKTRIYTNLTHEFRTPLTVISGIADHILSQPSIETMKEGLPMIKRNSAQLLRLINQMLDLSKLQSGKLSAKMIHDDILGYLKYLTESFHSLADSKDIRLHLLPGFEELYMDFDPEKIQAIFSNLVGNAVKFTPPGGDIYIKMEKISSREVGDFLEIKVKDTGKGIPSQHLPNIFDRFYQVDDSATRSDEGTGIGLALTKELVLLMSGTIEVSSQMGKGTEFTVRLPILKEAPKGNAGELVQQPQSTITELMEASPIGAEEGYDESLPLALLVEDNEDVLSYLELCLQDKYKIQKARNGLQGIQLAIEMIPDIIVSDVMMPEKDGYELVEGLKKDERTSHIPIIVLTAKADLESRLEGLERGADAYISKPFEKKELEVRLRKLIEVRQKLSARYVTLNPEGTPETPAEIQEDAFLKKLRSIVVAHLESEEFGIGELCKELAVSRTQLHRKLKALTNKSTSQVIRTIRMQEAKNLLLNSALNISEIGYAVGYGNPSHFTQEFTKEFGEAPSFFRKG; via the coding sequence ATGATTCGTACTTTTTTTCTGTTTTTCATTTTTATCACCATCTCTTTTCTATGTAAAAGTCAGGAGGTTAAAATCACAACTATTCCTCACATATTTGATCCAAATCGTACCAATATTATGGGAATGTGCCAGGACGATATGGGCTTCATCTGGCTTGCGGATAACCACAATGGTTTGGTAAGATACGATGGGACGAATAAAAAGTATTTTAAGTCCAATCCAAATGACAGCAGCTCGCTTCATACAAACCGGCTGGAATGCCTATATGCAGGAAAAGGTGGGATTATCTGGATTGGGAGCGTTCATGAGGGCTTGGATAGACTTGATACCTCTAAGGAAACTTTTACACATTACCAAAATGATTCAAGCGATACCACCAGTCTTCGCGACAATCGGGTCTATGCTCTTCTGGAAGATCGCTCGGGTACTTTATGGATTGGAACAGCAAAAGGACTCGATACCTTGGACAGGAAGACCGGGCATTTTGTTCATATCCAAGACGACACTCCTGCCGGTCGCTCCATTGCAGAGGCAGCAGTAAGAAGTATCTATGAGGATCATGCCGGACGGATTTGGATTGGCGCAGGCAATGCGTTCGATTTTGAGGAACACCCTTCTTCTGGATTATATAAGTTTGAAAAAGAGTCTGGTCGGATCACTCACTTTAGACATGATCCAAAAGATTCGGCCTCCCTAATTAGTAATAGGGTCAGGGCTATATTTGAGGACAGCAAAGGTAATTTTTATGTCGGTTCAGATGGGGATGGACTCCATATCATGAACCGGGAACAAGGCACATTTCAAAGATTGCCGAATATTCCCGGCAACCCGAATGCACTTTCCCGCCCTCCTGTCAACCCAAACGCTCTCTTTGCAGTAGATCACATTTCCTTTATCAATGAAGATTCTCAAGGTTGTATTTGGATCGGAACTTATGCAGGAGGGATCAACCGATACAATCCGAAATCGAAGACCATTGAGTTTTTTGGAATTTCGGGAACTGGACCGAATTACATGGAGAAAAATGATTTTCGGTCCTTGCTGAAAACCAGGGATAATCTTATGTGGGTTTCGGGATGGGAGCCCGAGACAGAGAATCAAGTGTTGTTTCAAATCTCTACCTTTAAAAATTATTTTGAACACACCCCTATCGGAACACGGGCAATGGTCTTTGCCCAAGACCAAGAAGCTGGCGTTTGGATTGGAACCGGGCAAGGCGTGTTTGGCCATGACGTGAACCAATCGAGGGATAGTTTTTTCACTTTTGTCCAAAATACATTGAGATCAGTAACAATCACGGATCTTAAATTTGACCAAGCATACAATTTATGGGTCGGTAACAGATGGGGCGGAGCGTACTTTTTCGATCGACAGACAATGACCTACAAGCTATATGGACCGGAGGAGAATGGTAAAAACGGTCTTTCCTCTTTGTTTCAATATGTCATTTTGCCTGTCGATGAGGATACTATCTGGATAGGCACAAATAGGGGGCTTGACCTCTTCAATTCAAAAAGCGGAAAATTCACGCATTTTACCCCTAACCCAAAAAATCCCAACAGTTTAAGCGCATTCGATGTGCATAGTCTCCTTCAAGATTCCAATGGAAGAGTTTGGGTAGGTACAGGTAATGGTATTAACCTCTATCGGAAAGAATCAGCTGATTTTGAAAGAGTTTTGGATAAAACAGGGGCGGCTATTTTCGAAATTTATGAAGATAGCAAAAAGCGAATTTGGGCCAGTTCCTACAGGTCAGGGTTTTTTTTATTAGATCCGGAAACAGGGATTTTCAATCGGTACTACGACAATACCGGTCTAATTACAGATTTGCTTCTCATCACAGGATTAGTAGAGGATGATTCAAAATTGCTTTGGTTGTACACAGATATTGGGTTCATTCGATTGGATCCCGAAACTAAAAACGCAGCCTTATTTGGGTACAGTTGGAAAAAACCCAACCAAACTGGCTTTTACTCTAAAAACGCATTTATTTCCAAGAATAAAGAGGTTTTTGTCGGAAATGCCACCGGCTATTTTTCTTTCATGCCAGCAGAATTGGAAAACCAATATCCAATCGAACCTGCCCCTTATTTATCAGCTTTTTTTCTAGGAGATCGTACTATTTCATCTCAAACTGATAAAAAAATCCTGCCAAAACCTCTCAATGAAACCAGTGAGATACGGTTGCCTCACCATCAGAATACCTTTACGTTTGAATTTGGCAGTATTGATTTCGTGACATTGGAGTCTGAGAAAAACCTTCGATATAAGCTCGAAAACTTTGATGAAAACTGGCGGAGCGGAGCTTCATACACTGCCGGCTATTATGCATTACCGCCGGGAGAATATATTTTTCATGTACAGGCGACTAACCGGTATGGGAAAGTGGGGCAGCGATCTGTTTCCATTACTGTGATGCCGCCTTGGTTTACCCAATGGTGGGCTTGGCTTTCCTATACTTTGTTGCTGTTTTTATTGCTTTATTGGGTTTATGGATTCTTACTCCGTAGAAAACTTGCCCAAGCAGAAGTAATTAGGCTCCAAGACCTCGATCAGGTCAAAACCAGAATCTACACCAATTTGACGCATGAATTCAGGACGCCCTTGACAGTGATTTCAGGTATTGCAGATCATATATTATCACAACCTTCGATTGAGACTATGAAAGAGGGACTTCCAATGATTAAAAGGAATAGTGCCCAACTGCTCAGACTGATCAACCAAATGCTGGATCTATCCAAACTTCAGTCGGGTAAATTGTCCGCAAAAATGATCCATGACGATATCTTGGGTTATCTCAAATACCTGACCGAGTCTTTTCATTCCCTGGCTGATTCCAAGGATATCCGATTGCACCTACTCCCCGGGTTTGAGGAGTTGTACATGGACTTTGATCCGGAGAAAATTCAGGCCATTTTTTCCAATCTGGTAGGAAATGCTGTAAAATTCACGCCACCTGGAGGTGATATTTACATTAAAATGGAAAAGATCAGCTCCAGAGAAGTGGGAGATTTTTTGGAAATCAAAGTGAAGGATACCGGCAAAGGAATTCCTTCCCAGCATTTACCCAATATTTTTGATCGTTTTTATCAGGTAGATGATTCGGCTACGAGGTCAGATGAGGGAACAGGAATTGGCCTGGCGCTCACCAAAGAGCTGGTGTTGCTTATGTCCGGAACCATAGAAGTCAGCAGTCAGATGGGAAAGGGTACGGAATTTACAGTTAGACTACCCATACTAAAAGAAGCACCAAAAGGAAATGCTGGAGAATTGGTCCAACAACCACAGTCAACGATCACAGAATTGATGGAGGCATCTCCTATTGGAGCAGAGGAAGGGTACGATGAAAGTCTCCCCCTGGCCTTACTGGTGGAAGACAATGAAGATGTATTGAGCTATCTGGAGCTCTGCCTCCAAGACAAATACAAAATCCAAAAAGCCAGAAATGGCCTCCAAGGCATCCAATTGGCCATTGAAATGATTCCAGACATCATCGTCAGTGACGTGATGATGCCAGAAAAGGACGGCTACGAACTCGTCGAAGGACTAAAAAAAGATGAACGAACCAGCCATATTCCTATCATCGTACTTACTGCCAAAGCAGATCTGGAATCCCGATTGGAAGGTCTCGAAAGAGGAGCGGATGCCTACATTTCCAAGCCCTTTGAGAAGAAAGAGCTGGAAGTCCGACTGCGGAAATTGATTGAGGTACGACAAAAACTTTCAGCTCGCTATGTCACACTCAACCCTGAAGGAACACCCGAAACCCCTGCCGAAATACAAGAGGATGCTTTCCTGAAAAAGCTTCGCTCCATCGTGGTTGCTCATTTGGAAAGTGAGGAGTTTGGCATTGGGGAATTGTGCAAGGAACTGGCAGTAAGCCGAACTCAGCTTCATCGTAAATTGAAGGCCCTGACCAATAAGTCCACATCCCAAGTCATAAGGACGATACGCATGCAGGAAGCAAAGAACCTATTGCTAAATTCAGCCTTGAATATTTCAGAAATTGGCTACGCTGTAGGTTATGGCAATCCCAGCCATTTTACGCAAGAGTTTACCAAGGAATTTGGGGAAGCCCCGAGCTTTTTTAGAAAAGGGTGA
- a CDS encoding Lcl domain-containing protein, with the protein MEIGEAYQGGIIAYILQPGDEGYDTKVTHGIIAAPVDQSTGIQWYNGSYTTTGVTGTALGTGQANTTAIVNSQGSGSYAAQLCNDLVLNDYDEWYLPSKDELNKLYLNREAIGGFLISVLYWSSTENAALYAWTHDLNGFQVFNIKDLRLRVRAVRTF; encoded by the coding sequence TTGGAAATAGGTGAAGCATACCAGGGTGGAATAATTGCCTATATCTTACAGCCGGGTGACGAGGGCTATGATACCAAAGTAACCCACGGCATAATAGCTGCTCCAGTCGACCAAAGTACAGGTATTCAATGGTACAACGGAAGTTATACAACAACAGGGGTAACAGGCACAGCCTTGGGCACAGGGCAGGCAAATACAACAGCCATTGTAAACAGCCAGGGATCCGGAAGCTATGCTGCACAACTCTGCAATGATTTAGTTTTAAATGATTATGACGAATGGTATTTACCTAGCAAAGATGAGTTGAACAAACTTTATCTGAATAGAGAGGCAATTGGTGGTTTTTTAATTAGTGTCCTCTATTGGAGTTCTACAGAGAACGCCGCCCTGTATGCGTGGACTCATGACCTCAATGGTTTCCAGGTCTTCAACATTAAGGACCTCAGGCTTAGGGTTCGTGCAGTTCGGACCTTTTAA
- a CDS encoding retropepsin-like aspartic protease, with protein MKTILSFIVFGWIIPHYNLKNTPVTSIPFDLVQNLIIVKATANGKEGYFVVDTGVSETILNKRYFKGNATGIKFYGIHGNEIENEIWPIKLNIEGFEKNMIGVIIDFTALEKKTGLDLLGVVGNSLFKNCELVLDYTFKELTIYRLNKEGNRISSKNIHKEPQSTLPIILGKGLALIEVKMNGKKLKMILDTGASANVMDIQEINHIGSGSSRVREVSMAGFGKNITQVKSSKVNEWMVGNLPCPPMKTLFVPLNQLNQNNWGNRVDGILGYNFLCNFRVSINFRKKEIHLWDRESVELQLANAKKSDNAIGINSIEY; from the coding sequence ATGAAAACGATCTTATCATTTATTGTCTTTGGGTGGATTATTCCACATTACAATTTAAAAAACACTCCCGTTACCAGCATACCATTCGATCTCGTCCAAAATCTTATCATCGTTAAAGCCACTGCTAATGGCAAGGAAGGATATTTCGTAGTGGACACGGGTGTTTCGGAAACAATCTTAAATAAAAGGTACTTTAAAGGCAATGCTACCGGAATCAAATTTTATGGTATTCATGGAAATGAAATAGAAAATGAAATATGGCCTATAAAATTAAACATCGAAGGATTTGAAAAAAATATGATAGGTGTCATAATCGATTTCACTGCTTTGGAGAAAAAAACTGGTTTGGATTTATTAGGGGTTGTTGGAAATAGTTTGTTTAAAAATTGTGAACTGGTTTTAGACTATACATTTAAAGAACTGACCATATATCGACTCAATAAAGAAGGCAACCGCATTTCTTCAAAAAATATCCATAAAGAGCCTCAGTCAACTCTCCCTATAATACTAGGTAAAGGATTGGCGCTAATCGAAGTAAAAATGAATGGAAAAAAGTTAAAGATGATTCTGGATACAGGAGCTAGTGCAAATGTGATGGATATTCAGGAAATCAACCACATCGGTTCAGGCTCATCACGGGTAAGGGAGGTTTCAATGGCAGGTTTTGGGAAGAACATAACTCAGGTAAAATCCTCTAAAGTAAATGAATGGATGGTTGGTAACCTTCCTTGTCCACCTATGAAGACACTTTTTGTACCTTTAAACCAACTCAACCAAAACAATTGGGGAAATAGGGTCGATGGTATATTGGGATATAACTTTCTCTGCAACTTTAGGGTGTCAATTAATTTCCGAAAGAAGGAAATTCACCTTTGGGATCGGGAATCAGTGGAACTCCAATTGGCAAATGCAAAAAAAAGCGACAATGCAATTGGGATTAATTCAATTGAATATTGA